Proteins encoded in a region of the Devosia sp. RR2S18 genome:
- a CDS encoding DUF6894 family protein gives MPRYFFNLRSQEGLEIDIEGMKLESLHAALDEASYAAEAAIALSPDAVAGCFEIEDEGRVVVARVPYAAEPYTGEEAEAPKGEAL, from the coding sequence GTGCCTCGGTACTTTTTTAATTTGCGCAGCCAAGAGGGCCTCGAAATCGATATCGAGGGCATGAAGCTGGAGTCGCTGCATGCGGCGCTGGATGAAGCCAGCTACGCTGCAGAGGCGGCTATCGCACTTTCGCCTGACGCTGTTGCGGGGTGCTTTGAGATCGAGGACGAGGGGCGCGTGGTCGTCGCGCGGGTACCCTATGCGGCAGAGCCTTACACCGGCGAAGAAGCCGAGGCGCCTAAGGGCGAAGCGCTGTAG
- a CDS encoding HD-GYP domain-containing protein, whose amino-acid sequence MPVKPPDQVHLSELLGAMSYALDLTEGQPVGHSVRATWIGLQLGRALDLSERELWELYYTVMLKDLGCSSNAARICELYLSDDLSFKRDFKTMGDSLPQVLSFVFSHTGLGAGLAERLRATFNILKNGGVIVDDLIRTRCHRGAAIAAHLRFPVGVSDGIHALDEHWDGKGRPDQLAGLQIPIYARIALLAQVVDVFHTSSGPEATLAEVQQRSGTWFDPDVVRVFQGLATDTFWKDLAAPGLEQRLIEQEPPHSQPIDDDYLDDIARAFAQIVDSKSPFTSGHSERVAVYADLIAGEYGLSLERRRWLQRGALLHDIGKLGVSNSILDKNGKLAESEWQEVRRHPELSEEILRRVPVFKDLAHIGGGHHERLDGRGYPRGLAGADIPLETRIVSVADVFDALTADRPYRAAMTSGAALDIMRADLDTAFDPACLAALERALAKLEDGEATADPFERLAS is encoded by the coding sequence ATGCCCGTCAAGCCGCCAGATCAGGTTCATCTCTCCGAATTGCTCGGCGCGATGAGCTATGCGCTGGACCTGACGGAAGGCCAACCGGTCGGCCACAGCGTGCGGGCCACCTGGATCGGGCTGCAGCTGGGGCGGGCGCTTGATCTCTCCGAGAGAGAGCTGTGGGAGCTCTACTACACTGTCATGCTCAAGGATTTGGGCTGCTCGAGCAATGCCGCACGCATTTGCGAGCTCTACCTCTCCGATGATTTGAGCTTCAAGCGCGATTTCAAGACCATGGGCGACAGCCTGCCTCAGGTGCTGAGCTTCGTTTTTTCGCATACTGGGCTCGGGGCTGGGCTGGCGGAGCGCCTCCGCGCCACGTTCAACATTCTTAAGAATGGTGGCGTGATCGTCGATGACCTGATCCGCACACGGTGTCATCGCGGCGCTGCCATCGCGGCGCACCTCCGCTTTCCCGTGGGCGTAAGCGATGGCATTCACGCGCTGGACGAGCATTGGGATGGAAAGGGACGGCCCGATCAGTTGGCCGGCTTGCAGATCCCAATTTATGCGCGCATTGCACTGCTGGCGCAGGTGGTCGATGTGTTCCACACTTCCTCGGGCCCCGAAGCAACTTTGGCCGAAGTGCAACAGCGTTCCGGGACATGGTTCGATCCGGACGTAGTCCGGGTTTTTCAGGGGCTTGCTACCGACACGTTCTGGAAAGACCTGGCCGCTCCTGGCCTTGAACAGCGCCTGATCGAGCAGGAGCCGCCGCATTCCCAACCAATCGATGACGATTATCTCGACGACATCGCCCGCGCCTTTGCGCAGATCGTCGACTCGAAGAGCCCCTTCACCTCCGGACATTCCGAGCGGGTGGCTGTCTATGCCGACCTGATCGCCGGGGAGTACGGGCTGTCCCTCGAGCGGCGGCGCTGGCTGCAACGTGGGGCGCTTCTGCACGACATCGGCAAGCTGGGCGTCTCCAACTCTATTCTGGACAAGAACGGCAAGCTTGCCGAGAGTGAGTGGCAGGAGGTTCGCCGCCATCCAGAGCTCTCCGAGGAGATCCTGCGGCGCGTCCCGGTGTTCAAGGATCTGGCGCATATCGGAGGCGGCCACCACGAGCGGCTCGATGGGCGCGGCTATCCGCGGGGACTTGCCGGCGCTGATATTCCCCTGGAGACCCGGATCGTTTCGGTGGCAGATGTGTTCGACGCGCTGACAGCAGATCGGCCTTACCGTGCGGCCATGACTTCAGGTGCTGCGCTGGACATCATGCGGGCCGATCTGGATACCGCCTTCGATCCGGCGTGCCTTGCGGCGCTGGAGCGCGCACTGGCAAAGCTGGAGGACGGCGAGGCTACGGCCGATCCATTCGAAAGGCTGGCGAGTTGA
- a CDS encoding LacI family transcriptional regulator, translated as MSKKTTPNPAGPADSNKRVTLRTLAEVTGLSLSTVSLSLRGGASLKQETRDKVQAAAEALGYVPDRAGVRLRTGKTNVIALVLDGAENSIDFARQMIQGIGAAIKGTRYHLTVIPEFEREVSTDTVRYILDNRAADGVILTHTAPLDPRVQMLIEAGLPFVSHGRTEFATPHPFHDFHSEIFASSAVQRLASQGAKNLMLVIGNDRTTNYRNIVTSFESAAAAAGVRTSILDGSAKSHAELRQLGLDQGASGQFPDGIICDNEMRTIALASGLQEAGLALSKDVRIIYKQTSGILPTLFPAMDSIGEDIFAAGSALTNLLLKRIDGVSPDQLQTLSAPMLHWRS; from the coding sequence ATGAGCAAAAAGACCACGCCGAACCCCGCGGGACCAGCCGACAGCAATAAGCGGGTGACTTTGCGCACCCTGGCGGAGGTGACCGGTCTCAGCCTGTCGACAGTATCCCTGTCGCTGCGCGGCGGCGCCTCGCTCAAGCAGGAGACGCGCGACAAGGTTCAGGCTGCCGCCGAGGCGCTGGGCTACGTGCCCGATCGTGCTGGGGTGCGCCTGCGCACCGGCAAAACCAATGTCATTGCGCTGGTACTCGATGGCGCCGAGAACTCCATAGATTTCGCTCGCCAGATGATCCAGGGTATCGGGGCCGCCATCAAGGGCACGCGCTACCATCTCACAGTCATCCCGGAATTCGAACGCGAGGTCTCGACCGATACCGTACGCTACATCCTCGACAATCGTGCAGCCGACGGTGTCATCCTGACCCACACCGCTCCGCTTGATCCGCGTGTCCAAATGCTGATCGAGGCCGGCCTGCCGTTTGTCAGCCATGGCCGTACTGAATTTGCCACACCCCACCCTTTCCACGATTTCCATTCGGAGATCTTCGCCAGCTCTGCGGTGCAACGGCTGGCTAGCCAAGGGGCAAAAAACCTTATGTTGGTGATCGGCAACGACCGAACCACCAATTACCGCAACATCGTAACCAGCTTTGAGAGCGCGGCCGCAGCAGCAGGCGTGAGGACCAGCATTCTGGATGGCTCCGCCAAGAGCCATGCGGAATTGCGCCAACTTGGCCTCGATCAGGGGGCTTCAGGGCAGTTCCCCGACGGGATCATCTGCGACAACGAAATGCGCACGATTGCGCTCGCCAGCGGTCTTCAGGAAGCGGGCCTCGCCCTGAGCAAGGATGTTCGCATCATCTACAAACAGACTTCGGGCATCCTGCCGACGCTCTTTCCGGCCATGGACAGCATTGGCGAGGACATCTTCGCTGCGGGCAGCGCACTGACCAATCTTCTTCTCAAGCGGATCGATGGGGTGTCGCCTGACCAGCTGCAAACCCTCAGTGCCCCCATGCTGCACTGGCGCAGCTGA
- a CDS encoding PRC-barrel domain-containing protein: MTKKFMPALIASMVGATVMTPIAYGQAAPAITAAEACEALLTLNEENRNELRPEWIEESQALIDAGDAERCLVYYEEATAALGNTGEVDATAAARIVVTQPDPNVSVDQAAPQVSVTNPEPSVRVNQGQPEIIVRQAPPNVLVEVPQPIITIDQPQPQIIVRMPEPDIAVTNPQPQVDVVQAQPQVTVEQPEAQVALTDQATSPAEATIDVDQAAPQVYLEDSGAPQVAVESGEPVISYEAAEPNIQVEQVGEPEIRFNQSGEADVQFEQGAAVEGGAMATGTADTEMYAVLLVQEEVEAGQMMQYNASDLAGRNLTTVSGQALGSVDRVVDQGGTYYVVVTDGSAFGMQGEAGLPLENISVQNGELVFRGLTEQQLGTVTEFDPAGAQPLGATDRVEIGTL; encoded by the coding sequence ATGACTAAAAAGTTCATGCCAGCGCTGATAGCGAGCATGGTCGGTGCGACCGTTATGACTCCGATCGCCTATGGCCAGGCGGCCCCCGCAATCACCGCAGCAGAGGCCTGTGAGGCTCTCCTGACGCTGAACGAAGAGAACCGCAACGAGCTGCGCCCAGAGTGGATCGAGGAGTCGCAGGCTCTGATCGACGCTGGTGATGCCGAGCGTTGCCTCGTCTACTACGAAGAGGCTACAGCAGCACTGGGCAACACCGGTGAGGTCGATGCGACCGCAGCTGCCCGCATCGTCGTGACGCAGCCTGATCCCAATGTCAGCGTTGACCAGGCCGCACCGCAGGTGTCCGTGACCAACCCTGAGCCAAGCGTTCGAGTGAACCAGGGTCAGCCGGAAATCATCGTCCGTCAGGCGCCGCCGAACGTGCTGGTGGAAGTGCCGCAGCCGATCATCACCATCGATCAGCCGCAGCCGCAGATCATCGTCCGTATGCCCGAGCCCGATATCGCTGTAACCAATCCGCAGCCTCAGGTGGATGTCGTCCAGGCACAGCCGCAGGTTACGGTTGAGCAGCCCGAAGCACAGGTTGCCCTGACGGATCAGGCGACTTCGCCAGCCGAGGCCACTATCGATGTGGATCAGGCCGCACCGCAGGTCTATCTGGAAGATAGCGGCGCCCCGCAGGTGGCGGTTGAGAGCGGCGAGCCCGTGATCTCCTATGAAGCTGCCGAGCCGAACATTCAGGTCGAGCAGGTCGGCGAGCCGGAAATCCGCTTCAACCAGAGCGGTGAAGCCGACGTCCAGTTCGAGCAGGGTGCAGCTGTCGAAGGCGGCGCCATGGCAACGGGTACTGCCGACACTGAAATGTATGCCGTTCTCCTCGTCCAGGAGGAAGTGGAAGCCGGTCAGATGATGCAGTACAATGCCAGCGACCTCGCCGGCCGCAACCTCACCACGGTCAGTGGTCAGGCACTCGGTAGCGTAGACCGCGTCGTTGACCAGGGCGGCACCTACTACGTCGTCGTGACCGATGGCAGCGCCTTCGGCATGCAGGGCGAAGCAGGCCTGCCGCTCGAGAACATCTCGGTTCAGAACGGTGAGCTGGTCTTCCGTGGTCTTACTGAGCAGCAGCTCGGTACGGTCACTGAGTTTGACCCAGCCGGTGCCCAGCCGCTTGGTGCTACCGACCGTGTCGAGATCGGCACGCTCTAA
- a CDS encoding AI-2E family transporter, with the protein MRRPNHQIKRITWSDAFRLATAFAAIWIACMLAWQVSYALLLVFAAAIVALIFRSLADLLEHHTPISIPFALAITGVVWAVAIGGFAVLLGAQILEQFGNFADRLPDLIDNLGERIGIADLQGELLARAQEFLEGAGIMQWVGDGVFSLAGAGAAILLVLVAGIYLAIAPEPYRSGFLKLVPPSRREQAGDAVDATTRALKLWLIGQLAVMVLVGVATGAAMFALGMPSALSLGLIAGVLEFIPFIGPVLAAVPALLIALGEGDQMVFWVLGAYVLIQQLEGSIIVPLVQRRAVDLPPALGLFSILAFGMLFGPVGVIFGTPLTVAAMVLTTKLYVRDGLDEDVALPGEDEDEAEHEDAALAQAPLTKE; encoded by the coding sequence ATGAGGCGGCCCAACCACCAAATAAAACGCATCACCTGGAGTGACGCTTTTCGCCTGGCAACTGCCTTTGCGGCGATCTGGATCGCCTGCATGCTGGCCTGGCAGGTATCCTACGCGCTGCTGCTGGTGTTCGCGGCGGCCATCGTGGCGCTGATCTTCCGCAGCCTCGCCGACCTTTTGGAGCATCATACGCCGATCAGCATACCCTTTGCCCTGGCAATCACAGGCGTGGTCTGGGCCGTCGCCATCGGCGGGTTTGCCGTGCTGCTGGGCGCGCAGATCCTCGAGCAGTTTGGCAATTTCGCCGATCGCCTGCCCGACCTCATCGACAATCTGGGCGAACGGATCGGGATTGCCGACCTCCAAGGGGAACTGCTGGCGCGCGCGCAGGAGTTCCTCGAGGGTGCGGGCATTATGCAGTGGGTGGGTGATGGGGTTTTCAGCCTTGCTGGAGCCGGAGCAGCCATTCTGCTGGTGTTGGTGGCGGGAATATATCTGGCCATTGCTCCCGAGCCTTATCGGTCCGGCTTTCTCAAGCTCGTGCCGCCGAGCCGGCGCGAGCAGGCCGGCGATGCCGTGGATGCGACGACCCGGGCGCTGAAGCTCTGGTTGATTGGACAACTGGCCGTCATGGTGCTGGTGGGCGTAGCCACCGGCGCCGCGATGTTCGCCCTGGGCATGCCATCGGCGCTCTCGCTGGGGCTGATTGCGGGGGTGCTCGAGTTCATTCCCTTTATCGGACCGGTCCTGGCGGCTGTTCCAGCCCTGCTGATCGCGCTGGGTGAGGGCGACCAGATGGTGTTTTGGGTTTTGGGGGCTTACGTGCTGATCCAGCAGCTAGAAGGCAGCATCATCGTGCCGCTGGTACAACGCCGCGCCGTCGACTTGCCGCCAGCGCTCGGCCTTTTTTCCATACTGGCCTTTGGCATGCTGTTTGGGCCTGTCGGCGTTATCTTCGGCACCCCTCTGACCGTGGCTGCAATGGTGCTGACGACCAAGCTCTATGTGCGCGATGGGCTCGACGAGGATGTGGCGCTTCCCGGCGAAGACGAAGACGAGGCGGAGCATGAGGACGCGGCGCTCGCCCAGGCGCCGCTCACCAAGGAGTAG
- a CDS encoding carbohydrate ABC transporter permease encodes MTDASSTQIVAPVAVAAELRARRASRNRRSAILKHIFLIAASFIMIYPLLWMIASSLKPDNQIFGDLGLIPTDPQWSNYSEGWNALSVSFTQFFWNSGVVTVLSVIGNVLSCSFAAYAFARLEFNGKNIWFALMMMTLMIPYHVVLIPQYLTFLQLGWVNTYLPLVVPRFLATDAFFIFLMIQFFRQLPRELDEAAMIDGCSPFKIYWAIILPLSLPAMTTAAIFSFIWTWEDFLGPLVYLNDIKDYTVPLALRMFLSQDSVSEYGQMFAMSVLSILPIILFFVVFQRFIIRGIAMSGMK; translated from the coding sequence ATGACCGACGCAAGCTCGACCCAGATCGTCGCCCCGGTCGCCGTTGCCGCCGAATTGCGCGCCCGGCGCGCCAGCCGCAACCGGCGCTCGGCGATCCTCAAGCACATCTTCCTGATCGCCGCCTCGTTCATCATGATTTATCCGCTGCTCTGGATGATCGCGAGTTCGCTCAAGCCCGACAACCAGATCTTCGGCGATCTCGGCCTGATCCCCACCGATCCGCAATGGTCCAACTATTCGGAGGGCTGGAACGCTCTTTCGGTCAGCTTCACTCAGTTCTTCTGGAATTCGGGCGTGGTCACCGTGCTCTCGGTGATCGGCAACGTGCTGTCCTGTTCCTTTGCCGCCTATGCGTTCGCCCGGCTTGAGTTCAACGGCAAGAACATCTGGTTCGCGCTGATGATGATGACGCTGATGATCCCCTACCATGTGGTCCTCATCCCGCAATACCTGACCTTCCTGCAGCTGGGCTGGGTCAATACCTATCTGCCGCTGGTGGTGCCACGGTTCCTGGCTACGGATGCTTTCTTCATTTTCCTCATGATCCAGTTCTTCCGGCAATTGCCGCGCGAACTGGACGAGGCGGCGATGATCGATGGCTGCTCGCCCTTCAAGATCTATTGGGCAATCATCCTGCCATTGTCACTGCCCGCCATGACCACGGCCGCCATCTTCTCGTTCATCTGGACGTGGGAGGACTTCCTGGGGCCACTGGTCTATCTCAACGACATCAAGGACTACACGGTCCCCTTGGCGCTGCGCATGTTCCTCAGCCAGGATTCGGTGTCCGAATATGGCCAGATGTTCGCCATGTCGGTGCTCTCGATCCTGCCCATTATTCTCTTCTTCGTCGTTTTCCAGCGCTTCATCATTCGTGGCATCGCCATGAGCGGGATGAAGTAA
- a CDS encoding lytic transglycosylase domain-containing protein: protein MISLSWLLVLAVLLLPGSARAQGDSADPSSCYGLGGQQVCITQADYRADVCAAIATYARYWSLPEGFFARLIWQESRFDPAALSPAGAQGIAQFIPSTARLRNLANPFDPAEALARSAEYLHFLEERFGNLGLAAAAYNGGEGRIGRYVTNDGGALPLETRNYVMIVTGHPVDQWLADPPGDVDYTLDRNTDFQAACLDMAQSVRAPDLTTSPAQWQPWGVLIAQNASADLARARFDQAQAQFGGVLGTEQLMLITVRNPNFGNRLRFSAMVGRQSRGKAAALCDQLLAAGGNCIVQKNEP from the coding sequence ATGATCTCACTTAGCTGGCTGCTGGTGCTTGCAGTCCTGCTCTTGCCCGGATCGGCTCGAGCGCAGGGGGACAGCGCGGACCCAAGCTCATGTTACGGATTGGGCGGCCAACAGGTTTGCATCACGCAGGCCGATTACCGCGCTGATGTTTGCGCTGCGATCGCCACCTATGCGCGCTACTGGAGCCTGCCGGAAGGGTTCTTCGCCCGTCTCATTTGGCAGGAGAGCCGCTTTGACCCTGCGGCGTTGAGCCCTGCCGGTGCCCAGGGCATCGCGCAGTTCATTCCCAGCACGGCGCGGCTGCGGAACCTGGCCAACCCGTTCGATCCCGCCGAAGCCTTGGCACGCTCGGCGGAGTATTTGCACTTTCTGGAAGAGAGATTTGGCAATCTCGGCCTTGCGGCCGCGGCTTATAATGGCGGCGAGGGTCGCATTGGCCGCTATGTGACCAATGACGGCGGCGCGCTGCCACTCGAGACCCGCAACTATGTGATGATCGTTACCGGGCATCCGGTCGATCAATGGCTCGCCGATCCGCCAGGAGATGTCGACTACACGCTGGACCGGAATACCGACTTCCAGGCCGCTTGCCTCGATATGGCTCAGTCGGTCCGTGCGCCCGATCTCACAACGAGCCCGGCGCAATGGCAACCCTGGGGCGTGCTGATAGCCCAGAATGCATCCGCCGACCTTGCCCGCGCCCGCTTTGATCAGGCCCAGGCGCAGTTCGGCGGCGTGCTGGGCACCGAACAACTCATGCTCATTACCGTGCGCAATCCTAATTTTGGCAATCGCCTCCGGTTTTCCGCCATGGTGGGGCGGCAAAGCCGCGGCAAGGCCGCTGCGTTGTGCGACCAATTGCTTGCTGCCGGTGGCAATTGCATCGTACAGAAAAACGAGCCCTAG
- a CDS encoding ABC transporter substrate-binding protein, whose product MRFTRRSFLGTAAAAAGSTAILTAMGRPAFAQETRIRHFWWGNPDRDERTLEAIRIFNEKHPDIEVIGETLGFADYFTRLTTQIAGGNMPDAIQMGYGVMFEYIERGALLPLDEYIGNQLDLTHIDQSAIDAGTVDGKLYALSIGANSHMAMYNKRLYEEAGIVPGEDFDPYGWTYDDVKRIGVAIKEATGVAGTDDNTADYQNFSDFAAQAGGELYTAEGEYGPTQEMVEQYWTIWKDIRDAGATPPAQHSAGLAAVSELSRMGVVTGDSATTYLWSNQLVGVQALMEDELGAAMYPNLPEMIPGSIIQPSQFICLSRDTVDAEATVTYMNAFVNDMDMTAALGLERGIPANSQVREMLQPTLEGAAATSVEFFDNIQGKTMELHPPQPSGANEVEQTFERIAVGVLLEQQSIPDAAADFIRQAEAILRRAS is encoded by the coding sequence ATGAGATTTACGAGACGTTCTTTCCTTGGCACGGCAGCCGCTGCTGCCGGTTCCACGGCCATCCTGACCGCGATGGGCCGTCCGGCCTTTGCGCAGGAAACCCGCATTCGCCACTTCTGGTGGGGCAATCCGGACCGCGATGAGCGCACGCTGGAAGCCATCCGCATCTTCAACGAAAAGCATCCAGACATCGAGGTGATTGGCGAGACGCTTGGCTTTGCCGACTATTTCACCCGTCTCACCACCCAGATCGCTGGTGGCAACATGCCCGATGCGATCCAGATGGGTTATGGCGTGATGTTTGAATATATCGAGCGTGGCGCCCTGCTGCCGCTCGATGAATATATCGGCAACCAGCTCGACCTCACCCATATCGACCAGAGCGCCATCGACGCCGGCACTGTGGATGGCAAGCTCTACGCTCTCTCGATCGGCGCCAATTCGCACATGGCGATGTATAACAAGCGCCTCTACGAGGAAGCCGGCATCGTTCCTGGCGAAGATTTCGACCCCTATGGCTGGACCTATGACGATGTGAAGCGCATCGGCGTGGCCATCAAGGAAGCCACTGGCGTGGCCGGCACCGACGATAACACTGCCGACTACCAGAACTTCTCAGACTTCGCCGCCCAGGCTGGCGGCGAGCTCTACACGGCCGAGGGCGAATACGGCCCCACCCAGGAGATGGTGGAGCAGTACTGGACGATCTGGAAGGATATCCGCGACGCCGGCGCCACCCCGCCAGCGCAGCATTCAGCAGGCCTTGCAGCAGTGTCGGAGCTCAGCCGCATGGGCGTGGTCACCGGTGACTCGGCCACCACCTATCTCTGGTCCAACCAACTGGTGGGCGTGCAGGCGCTCATGGAGGACGAGCTCGGCGCGGCCATGTATCCGAACCTGCCCGAGATGATCCCCGGCTCAATCATCCAGCCAAGCCAGTTCATCTGCCTCAGCCGCGATACCGTGGATGCGGAAGCCACCGTCACCTACATGAACGCGTTCGTCAACGACATGGACATGACGGCGGCCCTGGGTCTCGAGCGTGGCATCCCGGCCAATTCCCAGGTCCGCGAAATGCTGCAGCCGACGTTGGAAGGCGCCGCGGCAACTTCTGTCGAGTTCTTCGACAACATCCAGGGCAAGACCATGGAGCTGCATCCGCCCCAGCCGAGCGGTGCCAATGAAGTCGAACAGACCTTTGAGCGCATCGCCGTCGGCGTGCTGCTCGAGCAGCAGAGCATTCCCGATGCCGCTGCCGACTTCATCCGCCAGGCGGAGGCCATCCTGCGCCGCGCCAGCTAA
- a CDS encoding MGH1-like glycoside hydrolase domain-containing protein, whose amino-acid sequence MTRNLLDELRTIDLRRCASLGEDAKVEDHALLADFAASGVAFTSTHEALEARYYDAVRELIACIKPTAGLPPILQEGGIYYGCWLESTGTINAELLSRFIPSVAQETFGAFAKLQRADGLLPYKITANGEVFSQIQLVTPPARSVWTHYCLNGRDKTFLRTMYEALARYDEWLAQNRDTRGTGAVEAFCTFDTGHDLSARFWHVPDSPFNNDPARYNPDNPILPFIAPDLTATVACGRAYLARMADELGEDGEPWRGKAEASIAALFEQCYDETDGFFYDRDRNGRLVRVQSDVLLRVLACEVGDDALFAQALERYLLNTAKFFAKYPFTSLALDDPRFDRDYQHNSWCGPTNFLSLIRAAHAFEAHGRHVEMTWMLYPVISALAKSTQFPQCLDPFTGQQGFTEVYSPSILCLLDFVERLCGVQPRPDGTLWFTGLVPYQVDHRDAAHETAYSRVVDGIRFELCNTREQVTAYRDGQLLFRAPKGIRVITDRAGNLRGIVGMSVNIISGMLETATGSFPFTLAANEEHRFDGQEFSPLAATGLVAPTYSAQL is encoded by the coding sequence ATGACACGAAACCTGCTCGACGAGCTGCGTACCATTGATCTCCGCCGTTGCGCCTCCTTAGGGGAGGACGCGAAGGTTGAGGACCATGCGCTCCTGGCGGATTTCGCTGCGTCAGGGGTCGCTTTTACCAGCACGCATGAAGCGCTCGAGGCCCGCTACTACGATGCCGTGCGCGAACTCATTGCCTGCATCAAGCCGACCGCCGGGCTTCCGCCGATCCTCCAGGAAGGCGGCATTTATTACGGCTGTTGGCTTGAAAGCACCGGCACCATCAATGCCGAACTGCTCTCGCGGTTCATTCCATCGGTGGCGCAGGAGACGTTCGGCGCCTTCGCCAAGCTGCAGCGGGCCGATGGACTACTGCCCTACAAGATCACCGCCAATGGCGAGGTGTTCTCTCAGATTCAGCTAGTGACGCCGCCGGCCCGCTCGGTCTGGACCCATTACTGCCTCAACGGTCGCGACAAGACCTTCCTCCGAACGATGTACGAGGCGCTCGCTCGCTACGATGAGTGGCTGGCGCAGAATCGCGATACCCGCGGCACCGGCGCGGTCGAGGCCTTTTGCACCTTCGATACCGGCCATGATCTTTCCGCGCGGTTCTGGCACGTGCCGGATTCGCCATTCAACAATGACCCGGCGCGCTACAATCCGGACAATCCCATCCTGCCCTTTATCGCGCCGGATCTAACCGCGACCGTCGCCTGTGGCCGTGCCTATCTCGCCCGGATGGCCGATGAACTGGGTGAGGATGGTGAGCCTTGGCGGGGCAAAGCCGAGGCCAGCATCGCCGCGCTGTTCGAACAGTGCTATGACGAGACCGACGGCTTCTTTTATGACCGCGACCGCAACGGGCGCCTAGTGCGGGTGCAATCCGACGTGCTGTTGCGCGTCCTGGCCTGCGAAGTTGGCGACGATGCTCTTTTCGCGCAAGCGCTCGAGCGTTATCTGCTCAATACGGCGAAGTTCTTCGCCAAATATCCCTTCACCTCGCTAGCGCTTGACGATCCCCGCTTCGATCGGGACTATCAGCACAATAGCTGGTGCGGTCCGACCAACTTCCTGTCGCTGATCCGCGCCGCACACGCCTTCGAGGCTCATGGGCGCCATGTGGAGATGACCTGGATGCTTTATCCGGTCATCTCGGCGCTGGCGAAGTCCACGCAGTTCCCGCAATGCCTTGATCCCTTCACGGGGCAGCAGGGGTTTACCGAAGTCTATTCGCCCTCGATCCTCTGCCTCCTCGATTTCGTGGAGCGGCTCTGTGGCGTGCAGCCGCGGCCAGACGGCACGCTGTGGTTCACTGGGCTCGTGCCCTATCAGGTCGATCACCGCGATGCTGCCCATGAGACCGCCTATAGCCGCGTCGTAGACGGCATCCGCTTCGAACTCTGCAACACGCGCGAGCAGGTAACGGCATATCGTGACGGTCAATTGCTGTTCCGCGCGCCCAAGGGCATTCGCGTCATCACCGATCGGGCCGGCAATCTGCGCGGCATTGTGGGCATGAGCGTCAACATCATCAGCGGGATGCTGGAGACCGCCACGGGCTCGTTCCCCTTCACCCTTGCCGCCAACGAGGAGCATAGGTTCGATGGTCAAGAATTTTCGCCGCTAGCGGCGACTGGTTTGGTTGCACCGACTTACTCGGCGCAGCTTTAA
- a CDS encoding carbohydrate ABC transporter permease gives MEKFLRKNAPAYVFLAPWLVGFFLLSIFPILASLYLSFTEYDVVQPPEWIGLENYQYMFEFDYRFWKSLQVTFTFVVVSVPLKLAFALAVAMLLDKGIRAVGWYRALFYLPSILGGSIAVAILWRQLFDYNGVINSVLRFFGGDGPYWLSDPRYSLWTLVVLAVWQFGSPMLIFLAGLRAIPQDLYEAAEIDAASPMRKFFAITVPLLAPVIFFNLVLQMIEAFKSFSGAFIISGGSGAPLDSLLFFTVYLFNEAFSFFRMGYASALGWVLLVIIAAFTAIAFWTSKYWVHYENERG, from the coding sequence ATGGAAAAGTTCTTGCGCAAGAACGCCCCGGCCTATGTCTTTCTCGCCCCCTGGCTGGTAGGCTTTTTCCTGCTGTCGATCTTTCCGATCCTGGCGTCGCTCTATCTCTCTTTCACCGAGTATGACGTGGTTCAGCCCCCCGAGTGGATTGGGCTTGAAAACTACCAATACATGTTCGAATTCGACTACCGGTTCTGGAAATCGCTGCAGGTGACCTTCACCTTCGTGGTGGTCTCAGTGCCGCTCAAGCTCGCCTTCGCGCTGGCCGTGGCCATGCTGCTCGACAAGGGTATTCGCGCGGTGGGCTGGTATCGTGCGCTCTTTTATCTGCCATCCATTCTGGGCGGCTCTATTGCAGTCGCCATCCTCTGGCGTCAGCTCTTTGACTATAACGGCGTCATCAACTCGGTGCTGCGCTTTTTTGGTGGCGACGGGCCCTATTGGCTGTCTGATCCACGCTATTCGCTATGGACCCTTGTCGTGCTGGCGGTTTGGCAGTTCGGCTCGCCCATGCTGATCTTCCTCGCGGGACTCCGCGCCATTCCGCAGGACCTCTACGAGGCGGCCGAGATCGATGCGGCGTCGCCCATGCGCAAATTCTTCGCCATCACCGTGCCGCTGCTGGCGCCGGTCATCTTCTTTAATCTGGTGCTCCAGATGATCGAGGCCTTCAAGAGCTTCTCGGGTGCCTTCATCATCTCGGGCGGCTCGGGGGCGCCGCTCGATAGCTTGCTGTTCTTCACGGTGTACCTCTTCAACGAAGCCTTCTCGTTCTTCCGCATGGGCTATGCCTCGGCGCTGGGCTGGGTGCTGCTCGTGATCATCGCGGCGTTCACCGCCATCGCCTTCTGGACCTCGAAATATTGGGTCCACTATGAGAACGAGAGGGGCTAG